Proteins from a genomic interval of Plasmodium reichenowi strain SY57 chromosome 11, whole genome shotgun sequence:
- a CDS encoding actin-like protein, putative yields MENKTIVIDNGSGYIKAGINSSAEPSIVFPTIVGIEKNDETKKIYTGDEAFFHESNLNIYRPIDHGHISDWDKAQKVWDYTLNCVDPSKSIKDILLTEPPLCSISHRKKMGEIFFEYFDTLNLNLSVSGLMSLYASGLTTGLVLDIGEGVTQCLPVFDGYIEKNSIIRSDFGGEELSMFLQKLICDIGYSMTTTKSLEYVKNIKETICFCSLNPSEDQLRNDLAATYTLPDGDVLRDGYDSIEISHERFYVAEALFNPQLCHRDNLSIIDIIWKSILSCPMENRKILSSSIVLSGGSSLFPNLVERIETEVRNNAPESARSMVKVHAHENRAVMAWCGAQIFSQAELRESQTGIWISKEEYEEIGSNIFLTKASLKLT; encoded by the exons atggaGAACAAGACAATAGTAATTGATAACGGTTCag GATATATAAAGGCGGGAATAAATTCAAGTGCAGAACCATCCATTGTGTTCCCAACTATAGTAGGGATTGAAAAGAACGACGAAActaaaaagatatatacaGGTGATGAAGCATTTTTTCATGAAtcaaatttaaatatttatcgTCCTATTGATCATGGACATATAAGTGATTGGGATAAAGCGCAAAAGGTTTGGGATTATACGTTAAATTGTGTAGATCCTAGTAAGAGTATAAAAgacatattattaacagAACCTCCTTTATGTTCTATATCTCATCGAAAAAAAATGGGAGAAATATTTTTCGAATATTTTGATACTTTGAATCTTAATTTATCTGTTTCTGGATTAATGTCTTTATATGCATCTGGATTAACTACTGGTCTTGTTTTAGATATAGGAGAAGGTGTTACTCAATGCTTACCCGTTTTTGATGGttatattgaaaaaaacTCTATTATTCGTTCAGATTTTGGTGGAGAAGAATTAAGTATGTTTTTGCAAAAACTTATATGTGATATCGGTTATAGTATGACAACAACAAAAAGTTTAgaatatgtaaaaaatattaaagaGACCATATGCTTTTGTTCTTTAAACCCATCAGAAGACCAATTAAGAAATGATTTAGCAGCAACCTATACGTTACCTGATGGAGATGTTCTAAGAGATGGATATGATTCCATAGAAATATCCCATGAACGTTTTTATGTCGCTGAAGCTTTATTTAATCCACAACTATGTCATAGAGATAATCTAAGTATAATTGATATCATTTGGAAATCTATTTTATCATGTCCAATGgaaaatagaaaaatattatctaGCTCTATAGTACTTTCAGGAGGTTCTAGTTTATTTCCCAATCTAGTTGAGCGTATAGAAACAGAAGTAAGAAATAATGCTCCTGAAAGTGCCCGTTCGATGGTCAAG GTTCATGCTCATGAGAACAGAGCTGTTATGGCCTGGTGTGGAGCACAAATTTTTTCCCAGGCTGAATTGAGAGAATCACAAACAGGAATATGGATATCAAAAGAAGAGTATGAAGAAATAGGATCcaacatttttttaacaaag gCATCTCTAAAACTTACTTAA